A portion of the Pseudomonas koreensis genome contains these proteins:
- a CDS encoding DMT family transporter: protein MTVSTPLSGVNQPFKGILLIVVATFLFSSHDALSKYLSGFYPIVMVVWARYVVHTLLMAGIFLPQSGLRVLRTKKPLWQLARALCLLGTSLFFTTALLYIPLAEATAVNFLAPVLVTALSVPLLKERVTRGQWIAVICGFIGVLIIVHPGGELFTPAILLPFCSALFFCFYQLLTRKLAEVDSPTTSNFFAGLCNTLVMSALVPFFWQVPSLPHAALMLALGSCGMTAHLFLTQAFRHAAPALLAPFGYCQIVFAGLLGWLLFNHTPSGLTVIGIAVICCSGLAAAWQQSRR from the coding sequence ATGACCGTCAGCACCCCGCTCTCCGGTGTCAACCAGCCCTTCAAGGGGATTCTGCTGATTGTCGTGGCGACGTTCCTGTTTTCCAGCCACGACGCGTTGTCGAAATACCTCTCCGGTTTTTATCCGATCGTGATGGTGGTGTGGGCGCGCTATGTGGTGCACACCTTGTTGATGGCGGGGATTTTCCTGCCGCAGTCCGGCTTGCGTGTGCTGCGCACGAAAAAACCGTTATGGCAGCTCGCCCGTGCCCTGTGCCTGCTCGGCACCAGCCTGTTTTTCACCACGGCGCTGCTGTACATCCCGCTGGCGGAAGCCACGGCGGTCAACTTTCTCGCACCGGTATTGGTCACCGCATTGTCGGTGCCGTTGCTCAAGGAACGCGTGACGCGTGGGCAGTGGATCGCGGTGATCTGCGGCTTCATCGGCGTGCTGATCATCGTCCACCCCGGCGGCGAACTGTTCACCCCGGCGATCCTGCTGCCGTTCTGCTCGGCGCTGTTTTTCTGCTTCTACCAACTGCTCACGCGCAAGCTCGCCGAAGTGGACAGCCCGACCACCAGCAACTTCTTCGCTGGCCTGTGCAATACCTTGGTGATGAGTGCGCTGGTGCCGTTCTTCTGGCAAGTGCCGAGCCTGCCACACGCCGCGCTGATGCTGGCGCTGGGCAGTTGCGGAATGACTGCTCACCTGTTTCTGACCCAGGCCTTCCGTCACGCAGCTCCGGCGCTGCTGGCGCCGTTCGGCTATTGCCAGATCGTCTTCGCGGGGTTGTTGGGCTGGCTGCTGTTCAATCACACGCCGAGCGGGTTGACGGTGATTGGTATTGCGGTGATCTGCTGCAGCGGATTGGCGGCGGCGTGGCAGCAGAGCCGGCGCTGA
- a CDS encoding TIGR03862 family flavoprotein: MTQNTAPANTHVAIIGGGPAGLMAAEVLSQAGVRVDLYDGMPSVGRKFLLAGVGGMNITHSEAYPAFLARYAERAPQIAPLLRAFDADALCQWIHELGIETFIGSSGRVFPTDMKAAPLLRAWLKRLRDSGVVIHTRHRWLGWDANGALRIASPEGEISVNPDATLLALGGGSWSRLGSDGAWMLPLEQRGVDLAPLQPSNCGFEVQAWSDLMVSKFAGAPLKNIAIGLNDDIPRLGECVITATGIEGSLIYALSAPFREAINRYGAAVIHIDLLPGRPVDKLQAALSKPRGSRSMAKHLHSQVGVDGVKAALLRELTDAETFADPALLARAIKALPLTLVKTRPLDEAISSAGGVRFEAMDERLMLKALPGVFCAGEMLDWEAPTGGYLLTGCFASGRAAGLGIVQWLKHKPL; the protein is encoded by the coding sequence ATGACTCAGAACACCGCCCCCGCCAACACCCACGTCGCTATCATCGGCGGTGGCCCCGCCGGCCTGATGGCCGCCGAAGTGCTGAGCCAGGCCGGAGTCCGCGTCGACCTCTACGACGGCATGCCCTCTGTCGGGCGCAAGTTTCTGCTGGCCGGGGTCGGAGGCATGAACATCACCCACTCCGAAGCGTACCCGGCGTTCCTCGCGCGCTACGCCGAACGCGCGCCGCAAATCGCCCCGCTGCTGCGCGCATTCGATGCCGATGCCCTGTGCCAGTGGATTCACGAACTGGGCATAGAAACCTTCATTGGCAGCTCCGGCCGCGTATTCCCCACCGACATGAAAGCCGCCCCGCTGCTGCGCGCCTGGCTCAAACGCCTGCGCGACAGCGGCGTGGTTATTCACACCCGCCATCGCTGGCTCGGCTGGGACGCCAACGGCGCGTTGCGCATCGCCAGCCCGGAAGGTGAAATCAGCGTAAACCCCGACGCGACTCTGCTCGCCCTCGGCGGTGGCAGCTGGTCGCGCTTGGGCTCGGATGGCGCGTGGATGTTGCCGCTGGAACAACGTGGCGTGGATCTGGCGCCGCTGCAGCCGAGCAACTGCGGCTTCGAGGTACAGGCCTGGAGCGACCTGATGGTGAGCAAATTCGCCGGCGCGCCGCTGAAAAACATCGCCATCGGCTTGAACGACGATATCCCGCGTCTGGGCGAATGCGTGATCACTGCAACCGGGATTGAAGGCAGTCTGATCTACGCGCTGTCGGCGCCGTTTCGCGAGGCAATCAATCGCTACGGCGCGGCGGTTATCCACATCGACCTGCTGCCCGGCCGGCCTGTGGATAAATTGCAGGCGGCGCTGAGCAAACCCCGCGGCTCGCGCTCAATGGCCAAGCATCTGCACAGTCAGGTCGGGGTTGATGGGGTAAAAGCCGCGTTGTTGCGCGAGCTGACCGATGCCGAGACATTCGCCGATCCTGCGCTCTTGGCGCGAGCGATCAAGGCGTTGCCACTGACCCTGGTGAAAACCCGTCCGCTGGACGAGGCGATCAGCAGCGCCGGTGGCGTGAGGTTCGAAGCGATGGATGAGCGCTTGATGCTCAAGGCGTTGCCGGGGGTGTTTTGCGCCGGCGAGATGCTTGATTGGGAAGCGCCAACCGGTGGCTATTTGCTCACCGGGTGTTTTGCCAGCGGGCGGGCGGCGGGGCTGGGAATCGTGCAGTGGCTTAAGCACAAACCCCTGTAG
- a CDS encoding DEAD/DEAH box helicase, translating into MTFASLGLIEPLLRSLETLGYQTPTPVQAQAIPAVLAGRDLMAAAQTGTGKTAGFALPLLQLLAMEGPKVSANSARALILVPTRELAEQVHEAVRQYAENLPLRTYAVYGGVSINPQMMKLRGGVDVLVATPGRLIDLFRQNALKLDQLQTLVLDEADRMLDLGFSEELANIYRMLPKKRQTLLFSATFSDDIRLLAGQMLNDPLSVEVSPRNVAANTVKQWIVTVDKKRKAELFVHLMRKNKWKQVLVFAKTRNGVDALVEKLQGLGVNADGIHGDKPQATRQRALDRFKLSEVQILVATDVAARGLDIEDLPLVVNFDLPIVAEDYIHRIGRTGRAGATGEAISLVCADEVNMLSAIEMLTRQNLKRQNEPDFEPEHRVPDTDASGQVIKKPKKPKKPKASGGGGKRNLGKWVDSGETSAPEPSIKPVRKVPVFNTGPRKRKP; encoded by the coding sequence ATGACTTTCGCCTCCCTTGGCCTGATCGAACCCTTGCTGCGCTCCCTCGAGACGCTCGGCTACCAGACCCCGACGCCGGTGCAGGCGCAAGCCATTCCGGCCGTCCTGGCCGGTCGCGACCTGATGGCAGCGGCCCAGACCGGCACCGGCAAAACTGCCGGTTTCGCTTTGCCGCTGTTGCAGTTGCTGGCCATGGAAGGGCCGAAAGTCAGCGCCAACTCGGCGCGCGCGCTGATTCTGGTGCCGACCCGCGAGCTGGCCGAGCAGGTCCACGAAGCCGTGCGCCAGTACGCGGAAAACCTGCCACTGCGCACTTATGCGGTGTACGGCGGTGTCAGCATTAACCCGCAGATGATGAAGCTGCGCGGCGGTGTCGATGTGCTGGTCGCCACGCCCGGTCGCTTGATCGACCTGTTCCGTCAGAACGCGCTGAAACTGGATCAGCTGCAAACGCTGGTGCTGGATGAAGCCGACCGTATGCTCGACCTGGGCTTCTCCGAGGAACTGGCGAATATCTACCGCATGCTGCCGAAAAAGCGCCAGACGCTGCTGTTTTCCGCCACCTTCTCCGATGACATCCGCCTGCTCGCCGGGCAGATGCTCAACGATCCTTTGAGCGTCGAAGTCAGCCCGCGCAATGTCGCCGCTAACACGGTCAAGCAGTGGATCGTCACGGTGGACAAGAAGCGCAAGGCCGAACTGTTCGTGCACCTGATGCGCAAGAACAAGTGGAAGCAGGTCCTGGTGTTCGCCAAGACCCGTAACGGCGTCGATGCGCTGGTGGAGAAACTTCAAGGTTTGGGCGTGAACGCTGACGGCATCCATGGCGACAAACCGCAGGCCACGCGCCAGCGCGCACTGGACCGTTTCAAGTTGAGCGAAGTGCAGATTCTGGTGGCGACCGACGTCGCCGCCCGTGGTCTGGACATCGAAGATCTGCCGCTGGTGGTCAACTTCGATCTGCCGATCGTCGCCGAAGATTACATTCACCGCATCGGCCGCACTGGCCGCGCAGGTGCCACCGGTGAAGCGATCTCGCTGGTGTGTGCTGATGAAGTGAACATGCTCTCGGCGATCGAAATGCTCACGCGGCAGAACCTGAAGCGCCAGAACGAACCGGATTTCGAACCCGAGCACCGCGTGCCGGATACCGACGCCAGCGGCCAGGTGATCAAGAAACCGAAAAAACCGAAGAAGCCGAAAGCCTCGGGCGGTGGCGGCAAGCGCAATCTGGGCAAGTGGGTCGACAGCGGCGAGACCTCGGCACCGGAGCCGTCGATCAAGCCGGTGCGCAAAGTGCCGGTGTTCAATACCGGGCCGCGCAAGCGCAAGCCGTGA
- a CDS encoding HAD family hydrolase, with translation MSLTEVRHWVFDMDGTLTVAVHDFAAIRVALAIPPEDDILTHLAALPAAEAAAKHAWLLEHERDLALGSTPATGAVELVRDLHARGYRLGILTRNARELAHVTLEAIGLADCFAVEDVLGRDEAPPKPHPGGLLKLAEAWQVPASDMVMVGDYRFDLDCGRAAGARTVLVNLPDSPWPELTDWHARDCVELRRMLQA, from the coding sequence ATGAGCCTGACCGAGGTTCGTCATTGGGTGTTCGACATGGACGGCACGCTGACCGTGGCCGTGCATGACTTCGCGGCGATTCGCGTGGCGCTGGCGATTCCGCCGGAGGACGACATCCTCACCCATCTCGCCGCATTGCCGGCCGCTGAAGCGGCGGCCAAGCATGCCTGGTTGCTCGAGCATGAACGCGATCTGGCGCTGGGTTCGACCCCGGCCACCGGCGCGGTGGAGCTGGTGCGTGACCTGCACGCGCGCGGTTATCGCCTCGGCATCCTCACGCGCAATGCGCGGGAGCTGGCGCATGTCACGCTGGAGGCGATCGGGTTGGCCGACTGCTTTGCGGTCGAGGATGTGCTGGGCCGCGACGAAGCACCGCCAAAGCCGCATCCCGGCGGTTTGCTGAAACTGGCCGAGGCCTGGCAGGTGCCAGCGAGTGACATGGTGATGGTCGGCGATTACCGCTTCGATCTGGATTGCGGTCGGGCGGCGGGGGCGCGCACGGTGTTGGTGAATCTGCCGGATAGCCCGTGGCCGGAGCTGACGGATTGGCATGCAAGGGATTGTGTCGAGTTGCGGCGGATGCTTCAGGCTTAA
- a CDS encoding histone deacetylase family protein has product MPLPLIYHEDYSPEFPADHRFPMDKFRLLRDHLVDSGLTRDADLLRPQICPNDILALAHDRSYIERYMSGELSREDQRRLGLPWDEALARRTVRAVGGSILAAEKALEHGLACHLAGGTHHAHYDYPAGFCIFNDLAIISQYLLQSGRVNRVLIFDCDVHQGDGTARILHDTPEAITVSLHCEKNFPARKAESDWDIPLPKGMGDADYLRVVDDTLNYLLPLYQPDLVLYDAGVDVHKDDALGYLQLTDEGVAARDERVMRHCLGRDIPVVGVIGGGYSKDRHALARRHGILHHSAQRVWDSHGCH; this is encoded by the coding sequence ATGCCCTTGCCGTTGATCTATCACGAAGACTACAGCCCCGAGTTCCCTGCGGATCACCGCTTTCCTATGGACAAGTTTCGCCTGTTGCGCGATCACCTGGTCGACAGCGGCCTGACCCGTGACGCCGACCTGCTGCGCCCGCAGATCTGCCCCAACGACATTCTCGCCCTCGCCCATGACCGCAGCTATATCGAACGCTACATGAGCGGCGAGTTGTCCCGCGAAGACCAACGGCGCCTCGGCCTGCCGTGGGACGAAGCGCTGGCGCGACGCACCGTGCGCGCGGTGGGCGGTTCGATCCTCGCGGCAGAGAAAGCGCTGGAACATGGCCTGGCCTGTCATCTGGCCGGCGGCACCCATCACGCTCACTACGATTACCCTGCCGGCTTCTGCATCTTCAATGACCTGGCGATCATCAGCCAGTACCTGTTGCAGAGCGGCCGGGTCAATCGCGTGCTGATCTTCGATTGCGACGTGCATCAGGGCGACGGCACTGCGCGGATTCTTCACGACACGCCGGAGGCGATTACCGTTTCCCTGCACTGCGAAAAGAATTTTCCCGCGCGCAAAGCCGAAAGTGACTGGGACATTCCGCTGCCCAAAGGCATGGGTGACGCCGATTACTTGCGGGTGGTCGATGACACGCTCAACTACCTGCTGCCGCTGTACCAACCGGATCTGGTGCTCTACGACGCCGGCGTCGATGTGCACAAAGACGATGCCCTCGGTTATCTGCAACTGACCGACGAAGGCGTTGCCGCGCGCGATGAACGGGTGATGCGCCACTGCCTGGGCCGCGACATCCCGGTGGTCGGAGTGATCGGCGGCGGCTACAGCAAGGATCGCCACGCCCTCGCCCGCCGCCACGGCATCCTCCATCACAGCGCGCAACGAGTGTGGGATTCACACGGCTGTCACTGA
- the ypfJ gene encoding KPN_02809 family neutral zinc metallopeptidase, whose protein sequence is MLWKKGRRSDNVVDARGDDAGGGGGMRFGGGKGLSLTAIVLIVGIGWLTGQDPLQILGQLTGQMDQAAPTSQTRQAPPANDEQAEFVRSILGDTEDTWGPIFQQAGRQYKDPTLVLFSNRVNSACGMATSATGPFYCPADQKVYLDMAFFQEMSQRFKAAGDFAQAYVIAHEVGHHVQTLLGVSAKMQTARQQGRQMEGDGGLLVRQELQADCLAGVWAYNAQKRLNWLEPGDIEEALNAANAIGDDRLQQQGQGRVVPDSFTHGTSAQRVRWFKTGFAQGQVSQCDTFAAKTL, encoded by the coding sequence ATGCTATGGAAAAAAGGCCGACGCAGTGACAACGTCGTCGACGCCCGGGGTGATGATGCCGGCGGTGGCGGCGGCATGCGCTTCGGTGGCGGCAAGGGCCTGAGCCTGACCGCCATCGTGCTGATCGTCGGCATCGGCTGGCTCACCGGCCAGGACCCGCTGCAGATCCTCGGCCAGTTGACCGGCCAGATGGACCAAGCGGCGCCCACCTCGCAAACCCGTCAGGCACCGCCGGCCAACGATGAACAGGCTGAATTCGTCCGCTCGATCCTTGGCGACACCGAAGACACTTGGGGTCCGATCTTCCAGCAGGCCGGGCGCCAATACAAAGACCCGACGCTGGTGCTGTTCAGCAACCGGGTTAACTCGGCGTGCGGCATGGCCACTTCGGCCACCGGCCCGTTCTATTGCCCGGCCGACCAGAAGGTTTATCTGGACATGGCCTTCTTCCAGGAAATGTCGCAGCGCTTCAAAGCCGCCGGGGATTTCGCTCAGGCCTACGTGATCGCGCACGAGGTCGGCCACCATGTGCAGACGCTGCTCGGCGTCTCGGCGAAGATGCAGACAGCGCGCCAGCAAGGTCGGCAAATGGAAGGCGACGGCGGCCTGCTGGTCCGTCAGGAATTGCAAGCCGACTGCCTCGCGGGCGTCTGGGCGTACAACGCGCAGAAGCGCCTGAACTGGCTGGAGCCCGGCGACATCGAAGAAGCCTTGAACGCTGCCAATGCCATCGGCGATGATCGCCTGCAACAACAGGGTCAGGGCCGCGTGGTGCCGGACTCGTTTACCCACGGTACGTCGGCGCAAAGGGTGCGCTGGTTCAAAACCGGATTCGCGCAAGGCCAGGTAAGCCAGTGCGACACCTTCGCGGCGAAAACCCTGTAA
- a CDS encoding MFS transporter has translation MIPSQTSRMAPAMSTATGGIGDKIRGAMAVGKTRWGMLALVFFATTLNYIDRAALGVMQPILAKEMSWTAMDYANINFWFQVGYAIGFVLQGRLIDRVGVKRVFFCAVLLWSLATGAHGLATSAVGFMVCRFILGLTEAANYPACVKTTRLWFPAGERAVATGIFNAGTNVGAMFTPMLLPLVLHVWGWQAAFLCMAALGGIWLLFWGLKYFNPEDHPTVKQSELDYIQQQVEPEQARVPFSKILRMRGTWAFALAYSLTAPVFWFYLYWLPPFLNQQYNLGINVTQMGIPLIIIYVTADFGSVGGGILSSFLIGRGMNSIKARLLSMLLFACCIIGVVMAAGSANLWVAVAAISLAIGAHQAWTANIWSLVMDYTPKHMMSTVFGFGGMCAAIGGMFMTQIVGHILTVTNNNYTVLFTLIPAMYFLALTWMYFMAPRKIPTVTE, from the coding sequence ATGATTCCTTCACAGACTTCCCGCATGGCTCCGGCCATGAGCACTGCCACGGGTGGCATTGGCGACAAGATCCGCGGCGCCATGGCCGTCGGCAAGACCCGCTGGGGCATGCTGGCGCTGGTGTTTTTTGCCACCACCCTCAACTACATCGACCGCGCCGCCCTCGGCGTCATGCAGCCGATCCTCGCCAAGGAAATGAGCTGGACGGCGATGGACTACGCCAACATCAACTTCTGGTTTCAGGTCGGCTACGCCATCGGCTTTGTTCTGCAAGGACGGCTGATCGACCGGGTCGGCGTCAAGCGCGTGTTCTTCTGCGCCGTGCTGCTCTGGAGCCTGGCGACCGGCGCCCATGGCCTGGCGACTTCGGCGGTCGGCTTCATGGTCTGCCGCTTTATCCTCGGCCTGACCGAAGCGGCCAACTACCCGGCCTGTGTGAAAACCACGCGCCTGTGGTTCCCGGCCGGTGAACGTGCAGTCGCTACCGGCATTTTCAACGCCGGCACCAACGTCGGGGCGATGTTCACGCCGATGCTGCTGCCACTGGTCCTGCATGTCTGGGGCTGGCAAGCGGCGTTCCTGTGCATGGCCGCACTCGGCGGGATCTGGCTGCTGTTCTGGGGCTTGAAATACTTCAATCCGGAAGATCACCCGACGGTGAAACAGTCGGAACTCGATTACATCCAGCAGCAAGTCGAACCGGAACAGGCCCGCGTACCGTTCAGCAAGATCCTGCGCATGCGCGGCACCTGGGCCTTCGCCCTCGCCTACTCGCTGACCGCGCCGGTGTTCTGGTTCTATCTGTACTGGCTGCCGCCGTTTCTCAATCAGCAATACAACCTCGGCATCAACGTGACGCAGATGGGTATTCCGCTGATCATCATCTACGTCACGGCTGACTTCGGCAGTGTCGGCGGCGGGATTCTGTCCTCGTTCCTGATCGGTCGCGGCATGAACTCGATCAAGGCGCGGCTGCTGTCGATGTTGCTGTTTGCCTGCTGCATCATCGGCGTGGTCATGGCCGCCGGCTCGGCCAATCTGTGGGTGGCGGTGGCGGCGATCTCGCTGGCGATCGGCGCGCATCAGGCCTGGACTGCGAACATCTGGAGCCTGGTGATGGACTACACGCCCAAGCACATGATGAGCACGGTGTTCGGCTTCGGCGGCATGTGCGCGGCGATCGGCGGGATGTTCATGACCCAGATCGTCGGCCACATCCTCACCGTCACCAACAACAACTACACGGTGCTGTTCACGCTGATTCCGGCGATGTACTTCCTCGCACTGACGTGGATGTACTTCATGGCACCACGCAAGATTCCGACCGTTACCGAATAA
- a CDS encoding alpha/beta hydrolase, with amino-acid sequence MHKWLVALLFIAGTAQAAGVDAISPGRLQLKAGEMAVGIGPAPEKIERVLIVIHGRLRNAETYRKSAESAAELAGQTAHTLVIAPQFLNESDVTLYSLPPTVLRWQGNEWMGGGLSTGPNPLSSYAALDEIVARVSDRKQFPDVKQIVIFGHSGGAQVVQRYALLAKDQPALKTNGIRLRFVVANPSSYAYFNEQRPVAFDHAQCPGFNRWKYGLADMPVYAGGQTPLQVESSYVKREVIYLLGQQDVDPEHPALDKSCAAQAQGAYRLMRGKLYFGYLLRRHPEGVNQRLIEVPGVGHDGDGMLTSAEGQRALFDQ; translated from the coding sequence ATGCATAAATGGCTTGTGGCGTTACTGTTCATTGCCGGCACCGCGCAAGCGGCCGGCGTCGATGCGATCAGCCCCGGTCGCCTGCAACTCAAGGCCGGGGAAATGGCGGTGGGCATCGGCCCGGCGCCGGAGAAGATCGAGCGCGTGCTGATCGTCATTCACGGTCGCTTGCGCAACGCCGAGACCTATCGCAAAAGCGCGGAAAGCGCCGCCGAACTCGCCGGGCAGACCGCGCACACGCTGGTGATCGCCCCGCAATTTCTCAATGAAAGCGACGTCACTTTGTACTCCTTGCCACCGACGGTGCTGCGCTGGCAGGGCAACGAGTGGATGGGCGGCGGTTTGTCCACCGGGCCGAATCCGCTGAGTTCCTATGCGGCGCTGGACGAAATCGTCGCGCGGGTCAGCGATCGCAAACAGTTTCCGGACGTGAAGCAGATCGTGATCTTCGGCCACTCCGGCGGTGCTCAGGTGGTGCAGCGTTATGCGCTGCTGGCCAAGGATCAGCCGGCGCTCAAGACCAACGGCATTCGCTTGCGCTTTGTAGTCGCCAATCCTTCTTCTTATGCGTATTTCAACGAGCAGCGGCCGGTGGCGTTCGATCACGCGCAATGCCCCGGTTTCAATCGCTGGAAATACGGATTGGCGGACATGCCGGTGTATGCCGGCGGGCAAACACCACTGCAGGTCGAGAGCAGTTACGTCAAACGCGAGGTGATTTATCTGCTTGGCCAGCAGGATGTCGACCCGGAACACCCGGCCTTGGACAAGAGCTGCGCGGCGCAGGCGCAGGGGGCTTACCGCTTGATGCGCGGGAAGCTGTATTTCGGTTATTTACTGCGCCGGCATCCTGAGGGGGTCAATCAGCGGCTGATTGAAGTGCCCGGGGTTGGGCATGACGGGGATGGCATGCTGACTTCCGCGGAGGGGCAGAGGGCTTTGTTTGATCAGTAG
- a CDS encoding GNAT family N-acetyltransferase: MEPILELQSARLLMRQWQDEDLPAFAAMCADPQVMRYFPAPLTRLESAALIGRVRGHFAEHGFGLWALERKDTGEFIGFTGLGVVGFDAPFTPAVEIGWRLAKEHWGLGYASEAAWTALRAGFDQLKLEEIVSFTAGQNAQSEKVMQAIGMHHDPQDDFDHPKLALDHPLRRHVLYRISREQWLQTLHE; this comes from the coding sequence ATGGAGCCGATACTGGAGCTGCAAAGCGCGCGGTTGTTGATGCGACAGTGGCAGGACGAGGATTTGCCGGCATTTGCGGCGATGTGTGCCGATCCGCAGGTGATGCGCTACTTTCCGGCACCGTTGACCCGGCTGGAAAGTGCCGCATTGATCGGCCGCGTGCGCGGACATTTTGCCGAGCACGGCTTTGGCCTGTGGGCCCTGGAGCGCAAGGACACGGGCGAGTTCATCGGTTTTACCGGGTTGGGCGTGGTCGGCTTCGATGCGCCGTTCACCCCGGCGGTGGAGATCGGCTGGCGTCTGGCCAAGGAACACTGGGGCCTGGGTTACGCCAGCGAAGCGGCGTGGACCGCACTGCGCGCCGGTTTCGACCAGTTGAAACTGGAGGAAATCGTCTCGTTTACCGCCGGGCAGAATGCTCAGTCGGAGAAGGTCATGCAGGCGATCGGCATGCACCACGACCCGCAGGACGATTTCGATCACCCAAAGCTTGCGCTCGATCACCCGTTGCGCCGCCATGTCCTGTATCGCATCAGCCGCGAACAATGGCTGCAAACCTTGCATGAATAA
- the tesB gene encoding acyl-CoA thioesterase II translates to MSQVLEDLVDLLTLEPIEENLFRGRSQDLGFRQLFGGQVLGQSLSAASQTVEEARHVHSLHGYFLRPGDAKLPVVYSVDRVRDGGSFSTRRVTAIQKGHPIFTCSASFQYDEKGFEHQGQMPAVVGPENLPSELELTQQRAHLIPEHMREKLLCPKPIEVRPVTEKDPYNPQPADPIKYVWFRADGALADIPALHKYLLAYASDFGLLTTSMLPHGKSVWQKDMQVASLDHALWFHNDLRADDWLLYAMDSPWAGNSRGFSRGSVFNRAGQLVASVTQEGLIRHRKDWA, encoded by the coding sequence ATGAGCCAAGTGCTGGAAGATCTGGTCGATCTGCTGACCCTGGAGCCGATCGAAGAAAACCTGTTCCGTGGCCGCAGCCAGGATCTGGGGTTCCGCCAGTTGTTCGGCGGTCAGGTGCTCGGCCAGTCGCTGTCGGCGGCCAGTCAGACGGTGGAAGAAGCGCGCCACGTGCACTCGCTTCACGGTTATTTCCTGCGCCCGGGCGATGCCAAGTTGCCGGTGGTGTATTCGGTTGATCGCGTGCGCGATGGTGGCAGCTTCAGCACCCGCCGCGTGACGGCGATCCAGAAAGGCCACCCGATCTTTACCTGCAGCGCTTCGTTCCAGTACGACGAAAAAGGCTTCGAACATCAGGGCCAGATGCCGGCGGTGGTCGGCCCGGAAAACCTGCCCTCGGAACTGGAATTGACCCAGCAGCGCGCGCACCTGATCCCCGAGCACATGCGCGAAAAGCTGCTGTGTCCGAAACCGATCGAAGTGCGCCCGGTCACCGAAAAAGACCCGTACAACCCGCAACCGGCCGATCCGATCAAATATGTGTGGTTCCGCGCCGACGGCGCCTTGGCCGACATCCCGGCGCTGCACAAATATCTGCTGGCCTACGCCTCGGACTTCGGCCTGCTGACCACGTCGATGTTGCCCCACGGCAAGTCGGTCTGGCAGAAAGACATGCAGGTCGCCAGCCTCGATCACGCGCTGTGGTTCCACAATGACCTGCGTGCTGATGACTGGTTGCTCTACGCGATGGACAGCCCGTGGGCCGGCAATTCGCGCGGCTTCTCCCGTGGCAGCGTATTCAACCGCGCCGGGCAACTGGTCGCTTCGGTGACTCAGGAAGGCCTGATTCGCCATCGCAAGGACTGGGCATGA